GCTCGAGGCGATGTCGAGAGCGGTGCGGGATATGCTAAGAATTAGACGATTAGAGGCGGAGATGGTGCTTGTGCGCGCCCGTCTTACAGAGAGCAATCGCCAGCTCGAAGAGAAAAATCTACGACTTGATGAGTTCTGCGCAACCATAGCGCACGATATTCGAAGTCCCCTAGCGGGACTTATCCTTAAGGTGGAGTACATCCTCGATCGATATGGGGAAGGCTTTGATAAAAAATGTGCGGAGATGCTTGGACGTTCCGCTGAGTCGGCACAGCGCCTTGTTGGCATCGTGCAGGCTATGTACGAGTTCGCCAAGCTGGGACGCAAGGGGACAAGTTTTGATGCGATACAGCTCGCGCCGTTAGCACGCGAGGTCTTGGCCGATATAAAGGGGAGCGCCGGACGTCAGGTAACGCTAGAGGTATCTAATATGCCGCCGGTCAGGGGCAATATAGACCTTCTACGGAGGGTCTTTCTTAACCTCTTTAGCAATTCTATTAAGTACGGGGACAAGGAGTGGGTCATTATCTCTGTTACATCAGATGGAATCACAAACGATGGAGATGAGCGAACTCTGCAGATCTCAGTTCGTGATAACGGCCCAGGTATCTGCGCCAAGGATGCCGGTTCAATATTTAAGATGTTCACACGTGGGAGCGCTTCCCCTGTAGCAATGGAGGGCCTTGGTGTTGGGTTGGCTGTAGTTGAACGTATTATCGAACTACACCGCGGCAGGATAGAGCTGATACAGGATGGAGAGCCGGGGTGTTGTTTTAGAATCTCGTTGCCGCTTGCCCAGGTGCGAGCCCCCGAGAATCACCGATAATTAGGGAGCCGGGCAGGTCGATGGTGGACACGCAGGGCTTGGACTCTTTCCGGGATCGGGCCTCTCTCCAGGATGGACGGGATCCTTCTGTGGTGGAGCGGGCTTCCTAGTTGGTGCTGGAGCAGTTTTAGGCTCCTTTACCGGAGCCGATGGTGCCATCACAGGAGCTTTTGGAAAGGTAAGGCTACCCCAGTCTAGATTGCTACTAACTGGGGAAGGGCTTTTAGAAGCGGTTCTTGCGGTCATATATATTCTCCTACAGGTCCTTATCGCCGATAATAGCTAACTCATACCGTCCCTCAAGCAGGGTTCCATCCGAATTTCTACTCTCAAGAAGCGGTTTAACATGTTCTTTCCAGAGAAGTAACTCCCTGTTCTCAGCGCCATCACCTGAGAGTGGGAGCTGAATGGCGCTCCCCTGGTCCATAATCTCAAGGTTTCGGCAGTTAATAACGGGGGTCGGGCGACCACCAGGATTATTGCGGTCGTAGATGCCGATATATATAGTCTCATCCTGAGGGATGGATCTATCTTTATGCTCGTAGGCGCGGTGGATCTCGTATGCGCGTACCAACATGCGTGGAGCTACCTTTTCTCCAGGGGTCTGATCGTTTTTCCAGGCAGCGTAACGATCGCGCCAGATCTCAAAAAGCTGCTGAGCAGTGGTGACAAACTTTCCTATCTCACTATCTGCAGCAGAGATGGGGGCAACTTGTGCATCTACCTGCGCGCGCTCTTCCTGAAAACTCCATACAAGCCAAGACCAGTGGACGTGATTATAGATATCTTTCCAGATAGAGTCCTGTCGCGCTACCTCCCACGACATGGTTGGAGCATAGCCGACGGGCAGGGCGTTAGACATTCCGCCAAATAGCTGCGACATCGTGCCGAAAGTCAGAGGAGCTTTTCCTGCTTTAACCGTTGCAGAGATTAGTCCCGATATCGAGGCATCTGCTCTTGATAGATCGATATTTTTTTTGTTTGGCTGTGCATCTAGTTCGTGTAAGGAACGAACGATCTTATTCGAAACGATCGATTGCGGAATGCCGTATGCGCACCCGTATTGATCGCTAAGGTGATCGTTGTCGATTAGAAAGGCGTAGCGCTCCCCTAGAAGGGTAAACTCTGGGCAGGGATTTAAAAGTCCGATCCACCCCCGTAACGGAATAACCGTAAGATCCTCTATATACTTGAGCGCAGGGCTCCACCAGGCGCGATCTGTCTGCTGATAGTTTTCTAGGAGATTCCCAGGTTTTGTGGGATTATTAAAGAACAGGCTATCTAATTTAAGCCCCGACATGTAGAGCCCTCGACCGGGTGGAGTGTCTATATCTGAGCCATGAACAACCCGTACATCCTCATGAGTATCGCGGGCGAATGTGGTTAGAAGGGGCTCGTGTCCCGCCAGGTGACGAGCCTCAAGTCGCAGCTTTTGGAACCCTGTATAGGATTGCATGCGGGCCCGTGTGACGATGCGTTTGCTCTGCTCCTGCGAGTCTCTTTTTGCCTCTGATTGCCAACTCGGATAGGGGGTTGGGCAGTAGTTGCCACCTTCTCGCATCTGTAGGAAGCGGAGAGATTTACGAGCCGCGGGGCTTTGGGGAGCATTTAGGTAGGTGTCGGTATGAGTCTCAGCACGGATCTGCTTAAAACGGAGATTCAGAGCGCTTTCTGAAAGGTCTACGCTCCCTTGCAGTATGCCGATATTGAGCTTACGGAGGTGGCGTTCAGCCTCTCCTAATTTAATCAACTGAATCGTATGTTCGATTAGTCTGCGCCAGGTAAGCTTTGCTAGGGGATCGGCTGCTTCTGCACGCAGCAGGATCTTTAAAGCCAATATCGCGGATTCATTCGAGAGTGGGTTTACAGCGTTGCAAAGCAACTCTCCCAAATCGTTAAGGCGGATATAACCCTCACCTACGCTGGTATTAGAGCCGCGAGCCTGCTTATGCAACATGTCGAAGCAGTCATCTATCCTCTTCTCAATAGATTTTACCTCAGTCATGGCATCTTCAGAGGTTGTGTTTTTTGGGGGACGCCCTACTCGGGGCCGACGCTGGGGACGGTGTTCCTGGATAGGGGTAGTACGGACAAGCTCGGAAAATTGCTGATAGTGGTATAGGAGCTCAATGTGGATGCTTTGATCGCTGACAAAGAACGGCACATCTCGATCAGGTAATATCGCTGGATATGGAACGCTCCACTCGAACATATCTAATTGCTTCAGGA
This genomic window from Pseudomonadota bacterium contains:
- a CDS encoding hybrid sensor histidine kinase/response regulator, which codes for MDSERTPERVLIVHSPVNAGMDRLPLAIPGAHIIEAHSFDSYQEALGRGDFDVVVIDYDLPGIQSGEVLAQLKVMDHEPDVLLLSRCIDAGTISKISQSQKRYIVRDELWLEAMSRAVRDMLRIRRLEAEMVLVRARLTESNRQLEEKNLRLDEFCATIAHDIRSPLAGLILKVEYILDRYGEGFDKKCAEMLGRSAESAQRLVGIVQAMYEFAKLGRKGTSFDAIQLAPLAREVLADIKGSAGRQVTLEVSNMPPVRGNIDLLRRVFLNLFSNSIKYGDKEWVIISVTSDGITNDGDERTLQISVRDNGPGICAKDAGSIFKMFTRGSASPVAMEGLGVGLAVVERIIELHRGRIELIQDGEPGCCFRISLPLAQVRAPENHR